In a genomic window of Amblyomma americanum isolate KBUSLIRL-KWMA chromosome 4, ASM5285725v1, whole genome shotgun sequence:
- the LOC144129809 gene encoding clavesin-1-like, producing the protein MREAAKAPAKPRPQPNLEETARLELGETPETKKKSLQYLRRLIEGTSSLNVPTDDEFLVSFLRARKYRVQEAFETVKKFSQMRQDLPEFFEDLTPANVPIKTICHENELVMVSPQQDAFGRSVALLRLGAWKPSMCSFTDLIRASLLLAGRSALDDVTQINGAAGIVDLKGLNFYHMVQLTSSLIKLVQFTQDCVPMRIKALYIVNHPPVTEFLFSAVKPFLKSKLLGRIHFIGHDASKLWDMCPRDITPAEFGGTRERFDYDRQDVFLRSRAEFFERLYSRRRSEK; encoded by the exons ATGAGAGAAGCAGCTAAGGCACCAGCTAAACCAAGGCCACAGCCGAACCTCGAAGAAACGGCCCGGCTTGAACTTGGCGAGACACCAGAAACAAAGAAGAAGTCCTTGCAGTACTTACGGCGACTCATAGAAG GGACTTCATCGCTCAATGTTCCTACCGACGATGAGTTTCTGGTGTCTTTCCTTCGTGCCCGAAAGTACCGCGTCCAAGAGGCCTTCGAGACGGTTAAAAAATTCTCTCAGATGCGTCAAGACCTCCCAGAGTTCTTCGAAGACCTTACTCCAGCGAATGTTCCCATCAAGACAATTTGCCATGAAAATGAACTGGTGATGGTCTCGCCCCAACAGGATGCCTTTGGAAGAAGTGTGGCCCTCTTAAGGTTAG GTGCCTGGAAACCTAGCATGTGCTCTTTCACAGACTTGATCCGAGCATCGCTCCTGCTGGCTGGAAGGTCTGCTCTTGATGATGTCACACAAATTAATGGCGCTGCCGGCATCGTAGACCTGAAAGGCTTAAACTTCTACCACATGGTGCAGCTGACGTCGTCGCTGATTAAGTTGGTTCAGTTCACGCAG GATTGCGTGCCAATGCGAATAAAGGCGCTGTACATCGTGAATCACCCACCAGTGACAGAGTTCCTGTTTTCAGCAGTGAAGCCTTTTTTGAAGAGTAAGCTTCTCGGCAGG ATCCACTTCATCGGGCACGACGCCTCGAAGCTTTGGGATATGTGTCCTCGTGATATCACACCAGCTGAATTCGGCGGAACACGGGAACGGTTCGACTACGACCGCCAAGATGTGTTCCTCCGCAGTAGGGCCGAGTTTTTCGAGCGCTTGTACAGTCGGCGCAGGTCGGAGAAATAA